The following proteins are co-located in the Hydractinia symbiolongicarpus strain clone_291-10 chromosome 7, HSymV2.1, whole genome shotgun sequence genome:
- the LOC130648421 gene encoding uncharacterized protein LOC130648421 produces the protein MSDLQKKINQRKAIRIQTSSVIKRIEKQLSDENATHVKLLGLQNNLVNKIEQLNMLNDEVLALLKPEEVEQDVLESMEYTDPTHELLAAVTLKLQSLSLSPPSEVDHHGPDSVRSVSSRCRLPKFELPIFKGDPLCWQGFWDQFSASIHDNEEISDIDRFNYLKRYVEGQASETISGLSLSSTNYKEAIKILTERYGNPQVLISAHMDCLIRLNKVTNKSDIVSLRKLYNGIENCTRNLSALKLDISAYGSLLIPLLKEKLPDDLNMIIARKFGSDIWTLERLMIFFNDELTSYENCKPVVKPSAEGKMKRNDEFFTSSCLHRQNFLLNKSKSCLYCNGNDHLASRCRSVTEVVTRKELLRKQGRCFVCLATGHLGKNCPSNYSCRKCKHRHHISICSSDGSQAGAHHNNFVSSYSGVLMQTASADVSDTSGNAKKHTRILFDSGSQRSYLSQDLCKTLKLKPLRKEKVIVKTFGSDDSRVQDLQVYQVKIKHKNCHGFCFVEAYCVPNVCSPLTHQYLEFVKASYPHVEGLELADRNVNCRDLNVNLLIGLDFYYSFFTGKMKKGSGGPVALETTLGWVLSGKYESEEQKQHRLQTQHVMKVEVEKKNELLRNELKKFWQVESVGGQEISVINDFENHIYHDGSRYVTRLPFKPDHDPLPDNYFVSERRLRSTAKKLHALGIYDDYDNIFKQYVQEGIIEKVGHNELIRESGNVHYLPHRAVVREDKQTTKIRVVFDASSKANGPSLNDCLYSGPNLLCKIFDVLFRFRLNKIAIIADIRQAFLNISIDQPHRDFLRFLWFEENKVVIYRFLRVVFGLTSSPFLLNGTIRQHLNKFLDMYSAIVKKLGEDLYVDDTTTGCNSVEEGKKFQEVAVDVMSKAGFELRKWFTNNNELQVFFDRRKGCDKTIGDDMTFAKSQVNGINKDYSHKVLGLTWDKHTDCFLFDFNEFIRKSKPCSFTKRNVLSLSASMYDPLGIISPITAQIKTFFQSLCVDKSDWDEVISGGIEARWIDLLEKIEFLSVVRVPRFSFVDWTEVVSAELHGFCDSSLSLYCALVYVRIVTKVGIKVFFWTSKTRVSPLKTLSIPRLELLGCLLLSTLIEDVTRAIAGRIKIDRIVGWTDSQVALCWIRGKERTWKSWIENRVVKIRKIVSPDMWFHVAGVENPADPPTRSIDDFVSLFNGIWFNGPSFLLNDNIHYDVTTDFSKTEVEKELKASTDIQNVLTVTEQNAVDLNEIVDFSRYGSLNKLIHVVAYVIRFKNNLIAKIRKNEESNNDENLNVDEVTKSLDHIVRAEQQAMTKNSNFNKTKSNLNVYQDTEGFFRLKSRFGESKLTDDQKHPLLLREGSHVTMLIVRNAHEEVLHFGVESTLAKIRERFWILRGRKTVRNVLRRCVIGLFSKKTRTRDFSEENPRKD, from the coding sequence ATGTCTGATctacaaaagaaaattaatcaaaGAAAGGCTATCCGCATCCAAACTTCCTCGGTTATTAAAAGAATAGAAAAGCAGCTTAGTGATGAAAATGCTACTCATGTAAAGTTACTAGGTTTACAGAATAACCTTGTTAACAAGATTGAGCAGCTAAACATGTTGAATGATGAAGTTTTAGCTCTGTTGAAACCAGAGGAAGTTGAACAGGACGTTCTAGAAAGTATGGAATATACTGATCCCACACATGAACTTCTTGCAGCGGTCACGTTAAAGTTACAATCTTTATCGTTGTCCCCTCCATCTGAGGTTGACCATCACGGCCCAGATTCTGTAAGAAGTGTGTCCTCTCGTTGTCGTTTACCAAAATTTGAACTGCCAATTTTTAAAGGAGACCCCCTATGCTGGCAAGGATTTTGGGATCAGTTTAGCGCGTCGATTCATGACAACGAAGAGATTTCTGATATTGATCGATTTAATTATCTGAAGAGATATGTCGAAGGTCAAGCTTCTGAGACAATATCTGGATTAAGTTTAAGTTCAACAAACTATAAAGAGGCCATTAAAATTTTAACCGAACGTTATGGCAATCCACAGGTGCTGATATCAGCACACATGGATTGTCTAATTCGTCTGAACAAGGTAACTAATAAATCTGACATTGTGTCTTTACGGAAACTTTATAACGGAATTGAAAACTGTACTAGGAATTTGAGTGCATTAAAGTTGGACATTTCTGCATATGGAAGTTTGTTGATTCCTCtattaaaagaaaagttaccGGATGATCTAAATATGATAATTGCTAGGAAATTTGGAAGCGATATTTGGACGCTTGAACGCCTTATGATCTTTTTTAACGATGAACTGACTTCTTACGAAAATTGTAAACCTGTCGTAAAGCCAAGTGCAGAgggaaaaatgaaaagaaatgaTGAGTTTTTTACATCAAGTTGCTTGCATAGGCAAAACTTCTTGTTAAATAAGTCCAAAAGTTGTTTATACTGTAATGGAAATGATCATTTGGCAAGTCGATGTAGGTCTGTGACAGAGGTTGTTACAAGAAAGGAATTGTTACGTAAGCAAGGTCGTTGCTTTGTATGCCTAGCAACTGGACACTTAGGAAAAAACTGTCCTAGCAACTATTCTTGTCGAAAATGCAAACACAGACATCACATTTCCATTTGTTCTTCTGATGGTTCGCAAGCAGGTGCTCATCACAACAATTTTGTATCATCATACAGTGGTGTTTTAATGCAAACTGCTTCTGCTGATGTATCTGATACATCAGGCAATGCAAAAAAGCACACGCGGATTCTATTCGATAGTGGCAGTCAGAGAAGCTATCTATCTCAGGACTTATGTAagactttaaaattaaaaccgtTAAGAAAGGAAAAGGTTATTGTTAAGACTTTCGGAAGTGACGATTCCAGGGTTCAGGATCTCCAAGTTTACCAGGTTAAGATTAAACATAAGAACTGTCatggattttgttttgttgaagCATACTGTGTTCCAAATGTTTGTAGTCCGTTGACCCACCAATACCTTGAGTTTGTAAAAGCAAGTTACCCTCATGTGGAAGGTTTAGAGTTGGCTGATAGAAACGTGAATTGTCGGGATTTGAATGTAAACTTATTGATTGGGCTAGATTTctattatagtttttttactgggAAAATGAAAAAGGGTTCGGGGGGACCTGTAGCATTGGAAACTACGTTGGGTTGGGTCTTAAGTGGAAAATACGAGTCCGAGGAGCAGAAACAGCACCGTTTGCAAACACAGCATGTTATGAAAGTGGAAGTTGAGAAGAAAAATGAGTTACTAAGAAATGAGTTAAAGAAATTTTGGCAGGTTGAATCTGTAGGGGGTCAAGAAATTTCTGTAATTAATGATTTTGAAAATCATATTTATCATGATGGATCACGCTATGTGACAAGGTTACCTTTCAAGCCTGATCACGATCCATTACCTGATAATTATTTTGTAAGCGAAAGAAGACTTAGATCCACGGCCAAGAAACTGCATGCTCTAGGAATTTATGATGactatgataacatttttaagcaaTACGTCCAGGAAGGTATAATTGAAAAAGTAGGTCACAATGAATTAATCAGAGAAAGTGGTAATGTCCATTATCTCCCACACAGGGCAGTTGTGAGGGAAGATAAGCAAACCACTAAGATTAGGGTTGTATTTGATGCATCCAGTAAGGCAAACGGTCCTTCTCTTAACGATTGTTTATACTCAGGTCCAAACTTATTATGTAAGATCTTTGATGTACTTTTTAGGTTTCGGTTGAACAAGATTGCAATTATTGCCGATATCAGGCAAGCCTTTTTAAATATTAGTATTGATCAACCTCACCGTGATTTTTTGCGATTCTTATGGTTTGAGGAGAACAAAGTGGTAATTTATCGTTTCCTCAGAGTTGTTTTTGGTTTAACAAGCAGCCCTTTTCTTTTAAATGGAACAATTCGTCAGCATTTAAATAAATTCTTAGATATGTATTCCGCGATTGTGAAAAAATTGGGTGAAGATTTGTATGTAGATGACACGACAACCGGTTGTAATTCTGTTGAAGAAGGGAAAAAATTTCAAGAAGTTGCCGTGGATGTGATGAGTAAGGCTGGATTTGAATTAAGGAAATGGTTTACTAATAATAATGAACTACAAGTTTTTTTTGATAGGCGAAAGGGGTGTGATAAGACTATTGGAGATGACATGACTTTTGCTAAAAGCCAAGTTAATGGAATAAATAAAGACTATAGTCATAAGGTTTTAGGATTAACATGGGATAAACACACTGATTGTTTTCTGTTTGATTTTAACGAATTTATCAGAAAATCTAAGCCATGTTCTTTCACAAAGAGGAATGTTTTAAGTTTATCTGCTTCTATGTACGATCCACTTGGAATTATTTCTCCTATTACAGctcaaattaaaactttttttcagtcCTTGTGCGTGGATAAATCGGATTGGGATGAAGTTATTTCAGGTGGTATTGAGGCTAGATGGATCGATCTGTTAgaaaaaattgagtttttgaGCGTAGTCCGCGTACCAAGGTTTTCCTTCGTTGATTGGACCGAAGTTGTATCTGCAGAGTTGCATGGGTTTTGTGATAGTTCTCTTAGTTTATACTGTGCTCTTGTCTATGTGAGGATTGTTACCAAGGTTGGGATCAAAGTATTTTTTTGGACGTCGAAGACCAGGGTTTCACCACTGAAAACTCTTTCTATCCCTAGGCTTGAACTATTAGGATGTTTATTGCTTTCTACTTTGATTGAGGATGTCACGAGGGCTATTGCTGGAAGGATAAAAATAGATCGCATTGTTGGCTGGACAGACTCACAAGTAGCTCTTTGTTGGATCAGGGGTAAAGAGAGAACTTGGAAGTCCTGGATTGAGAATAGGGTGGTGAAAATAAGGAAAATTGTTTCACCTGACATGTGGTTTCACGTAGCTGGCGTAGAGAATCCTGCTGATCCACCAACAAGATCTATCGATGATTTTGTGAGTCTTTTTAATGGTATTTGGTTTAACGgtccttcttttcttttaaacgACAACATTCATTATGACGTAACAACTGACTTTTCAAAAACTGAAGTGGAAAAGGAGCTAAAAGCTTCGACTGACATACAAAACGTACTGACTGTTACTGAACAGAATGCGGTTGACTTGAACGAAATCGTTGATTTCTCTCGATATGGATCATTAAACAAATTAATTCACGTCGTAGCCTACGTTATTCGCTTTAAGAACAATTTGATAGCAAAGATACGTAAAAATGAAGAATCAAACAACGATGAAAACCTGAATGTCGATGAAGTAACCAAATCTTTGGACCATATTGTACGTGCCGAACAGCAAGCTATGAccaaaaattcgaattttaataaaacaaagtcgaATTTAAATGTTTACCAGGATACTGAAGGATTTTTTAGACTGAAAAGTCGTTTTGGTGAATCAAAGTTAACAGACGATCAAAAGCACCCGCTTTTACTTCGAGAAGGAAGTCATGTGACAATGTTAATCGTTCGAAATGCCCACGAAGAGGTATTGCATTTTGGAGTGGAATCAACGTTGGCGAAGATTAGAGAAAGATTTTGGATTTTGCGTGGCAGGAAGACAGTGAGAAATGTTTTACGACGATGCGTAATAGGCTTATTTAGCAAGAAGACGCGAACGCGGGATTTCTCAGAGGAAAACCCGAGAAAGGACTAG